From the Caviibacter abscessus genome, one window contains:
- the nrdG gene encoding anaerobic ribonucleoside-triphosphate reductase activating protein, with the protein MNYAIIKPFDVANGPGIRTSLFVSGCRHACKGCFNEEIWKFDAGQEFTSENIKEIIKLLKRDFIMGLTLLGGEPLDPKNQEWVCKLVKEVKKEIPYKTIWCYTGFTYEYVMDYMCKRLPYTRQILDEVDVLVDGKFMLDLLDLKLKFRGSANQRVIDLRKSEEQCKIVWALEQEEIDKYIRVGS; encoded by the coding sequence ATGAATTATGCAATAATTAAACCGTTTGATGTTGCAAATGGTCCAGGCATTAGAACTTCTTTATTTGTAAGTGGATGTAGACACGCTTGTAAAGGTTGTTTTAATGAAGAAATTTGGAAGTTTGATGCGGGACAGGAATTTACAAGTGAAAATATTAAGGAAATAATAAAACTACTTAAAAGAGATTTCATAATGGGTTTAACACTTCTTGGTGGAGAACCGCTTGACCCTAAAAATCAAGAATGGGTGTGCAAATTAGTAAAAGAAGTAAAAAAAGAAATTCCGTATAAAACAATATGGTGTTATACAGGTTTTACTTATGAGTATGTAATGGATTATATGTGTAAAAGATTACCTTATACTAGACAAATACTTGATGAAGTAGATGTGCTTGTAGATGGAAAATTTATGCTTGATTTACTTGACTTAAAACTAAAATTTAGAGGTTCAGCAAATCAAAGAGTGATAGATCTTAGAAAAAGTGAAGAACAATGCAAAATAGTATGGGCTTTGGAGCAAGAAGAAATAGATAAATATATAAGAGTTGGGAGCTAA